In Tsuneonella amylolytica, one genomic interval encodes:
- a CDS encoding peptidylprolyl isomerase — translation MKATLILAAALLAAPALAQQAEAPAAPSPGEIVSAAPLSEWMAIAPEDLLVMDLAPDARGKARRVVIQLMPPPFSQPWVANIRTLAKAQWWDGLAIVRSQDNYVVQWGDPDGEDAAKAKALPKGMQPTSESDYVAPWAVAALAPPPAGVTFDARALPDPFARQAGVHKGWAIADNALEAWPVHCYGSVGVGRGMSPDAGTGAELYSVIGHAPRHLDRNIAVVGRVIEGIEHLSTLPRGTGPLGFYETPEERTGIAAIRLGSDVEGLPAYQYLSTESDTFARYAEARANRRDPFFIVLAGGADVCNIPVPMRQVPASEG, via the coding sequence ATGAAAGCGACCTTGATCCTTGCCGCCGCGCTGCTTGCCGCCCCCGCCCTCGCCCAACAGGCGGAGGCGCCCGCCGCGCCCTCCCCCGGCGAGATCGTCTCCGCAGCACCGCTGAGCGAATGGATGGCCATCGCGCCCGAGGACCTGCTGGTGATGGATCTCGCGCCGGATGCGCGCGGCAAGGCGCGCCGTGTCGTCATCCAGCTCATGCCGCCGCCGTTCAGCCAGCCGTGGGTCGCGAACATCCGTACGCTGGCGAAGGCGCAATGGTGGGACGGCCTCGCGATCGTGCGGAGCCAAGACAACTACGTCGTCCAGTGGGGCGACCCCGACGGGGAAGACGCGGCCAAGGCAAAAGCGCTGCCGAAGGGGATGCAGCCGACTTCGGAAAGCGACTATGTGGCTCCTTGGGCGGTCGCCGCGCTAGCCCCGCCCCCGGCGGGAGTGACCTTCGATGCCCGCGCCCTGCCGGACCCCTTCGCTCGACAGGCCGGTGTTCACAAGGGTTGGGCCATCGCGGACAACGCCCTCGAGGCATGGCCCGTCCACTGCTACGGAAGCGTCGGCGTGGGCCGCGGAATGTCACCGGACGCTGGCACCGGCGCGGAGCTTTATAGCGTAATCGGCCATGCGCCGCGGCATCTCGATCGCAACATCGCGGTGGTCGGACGGGTGATAGAGGGGATCGAGCATCTCTCCACCCTGCCGCGTGGCACGGGGCCGCTGGGCTTCTACGAAACGCCCGAGGAGCGCACCGGCATCGCCGCGATCCGGCTCGGCAGCGATGTGGAAGGCTTGCCCGCTTACCAGTACCTCTCGACCGAGAGCGACACTTTCGCCCGCTACGCCGAGGCGCGCGCCAATCGGCGCGATCCGTTCTTCATCGTGCTCGCGGGCGGAGCGGACGTGTGCAACATCCCGGTACCCATGCGGCAGGTACCGGCGAGCGAAGGCTAA
- a CDS encoding tRNA (cytidine(34)-2'-O)-methyltransferase produces MRVALFEPEIAGNVGAVLRLGACLGVAVDLIEPMGFAWDDRRVRRTAMDYIDHVEIVRHAGFAAFRETIGAARLVLFTTKAEQSPYDFAFAPSDVLLFGKESAGVPPHVFDASNERLRIPMSPEVRSMNLASSVALVMGEALRQTGGLPG; encoded by the coding sequence ATGCGCGTCGCGCTGTTCGAACCCGAGATCGCCGGGAATGTCGGCGCGGTGCTGCGGCTTGGCGCGTGTCTGGGCGTCGCGGTCGATCTCATCGAACCGATGGGCTTTGCATGGGACGACCGGCGCGTGCGGCGCACCGCGATGGATTACATTGATCACGTCGAAATCGTGCGGCACGCGGGCTTTGCCGCCTTTCGCGAAACGATCGGCGCGGCGCGGCTGGTGCTGTTCACCACCAAAGCCGAGCAATCACCCTACGATTTCGCGTTCGCGCCGAGCGACGTGTTGCTGTTCGGGAAGGAAAGCGCGGGCGTGCCGCCGCACGTCTTCGATGCCAGCAACGAACGGCTGCGCATTCCGATGAGCCCCGAGGTCCGCTCGATGAACCTCGCCTCGTCGGTTGCGTTGGTGATGGGCGAAGCGCTTCGGCAGACGGGAGGGCTGCCGGGTTAG
- a CDS encoding VOC family protein, whose amino-acid sequence MIVGLDHVQLAMPRGGEDAARGFYRDVLGFAETPKPAGLVKRGGCWFEAGGVHLHLGVEDPFRPAKKEHPALLVADLAGLRARLTDAGVIFAEGTPLDGYERGDVHDPFGNRIELMQKL is encoded by the coding sequence ATGATCGTCGGGCTCGACCATGTGCAACTGGCGATGCCGCGGGGCGGGGAGGACGCGGCGCGGGGCTTCTATCGCGACGTCCTGGGCTTTGCCGAAACGCCGAAGCCGGCCGGTCTCGTCAAGCGCGGGGGCTGCTGGTTCGAGGCGGGCGGGGTGCATCTCCACCTTGGTGTCGAAGACCCCTTCCGCCCCGCGAAGAAGGAGCACCCGGCGCTGCTCGTCGCCGACCTTGCCGGGCTCCGCGCACGATTGACCGACGCGGGTGTGATCTTTGCCGAAGGCACGCCGCTCGATGGCTACGAGCGCGGCGACGTGCACGACCCGTTCGGCAACCGCATCGAACTGATGCAGAAGCTCTAA